A region of Polynucleobacter sp. JS-Mosq-20-D10 DNA encodes the following proteins:
- the secA gene encoding preprotein translocase subunit SecA — MVIGLLKTLVGSRNDRLLKQYRKVVAKVSAFEPSLQALDDAALQAKTAEFKSRLAAGESLDDIAPEAFAVVREASTRVMKMRHFDAQMMGGLALHQGKIAEMGTGEGKTLTATLPVYLNALTGKGVHVITVNDYLAQRDAEWMSTLYNFLGMKVGVNLSQMDHTTKQEAYAADITYGTNNEFGFDYLRDNMVQDLGQRVQRGLAYAIVDEVDSILIDEARTPLIISGQAEDHTDLYIKINALPAYLERQIGEEKADGTGVEKPGDYWVDEKSHQVYLTERGHDKAETVLVEIGALNDGDSLYAPQNITLMHHVYAALRAHTLYNRDQQYVVQNNEVIIVDEFTGRLMQGRRWSDGLHQAVEAKEGVQIQNENQTLATITFQNYFRMYGKLAGMTGTADTEAYEFKEIYSLETVVIPPNRISQRKDRQDQIYKTSRERYDAVIKDIEDCYKRGQPVLVGTTSIENSELIAGLLGQRQLSHQVLNAKQHAREAEIIAQAGRPKMITIATNMAGRGTDIVLGGNVGKQSSLIEADAALSDAEKAAKIKTLQDEWQSLHDQVLVAGGLHIIGTERHESRRIDNQLRGRAGRQGDPGSSRFYLSLDDSLLRIFAGDRLRAVMDRLKMPDGEPIEAGMVTRSIESAQRKVEGRNFDIRKQLLEYDDVANDQRKETYRLRNEVLESSDVGDLIANLREDVLRGICALYIPLESMEEQWDLLGLENVLASDWGLTVDLKNWVENAASMDDEQIVNRVLAVAKEIYDAKVELSGRTSFAGFERSVLLYSLDTHWREHLAALDHLRQGIHLRGYAQKDPKQEYRREAFELYGELLNVIKNDVVKSIMTVQIRSASELDQASESINEDLAKLSDVQYQHADADLEVAGSTGDRGAAIEIAPAPLRSGPKVGRNDPCTCGSGKKYKNCCGALS; from the coding sequence ATGGTAATCGGTCTTCTTAAAACCCTGGTCGGCAGTCGTAACGACCGCCTCTTAAAACAGTATCGCAAAGTAGTTGCTAAAGTTAGCGCTTTCGAGCCTAGCCTGCAAGCTTTGGATGATGCCGCACTGCAAGCAAAAACTGCTGAGTTCAAGTCACGTTTAGCCGCAGGTGAGTCATTGGATGATATTGCTCCAGAAGCTTTCGCTGTAGTTCGTGAAGCAAGTACACGAGTGATGAAGATGCGCCATTTTGATGCGCAGATGATGGGTGGCCTTGCACTACATCAAGGCAAGATTGCTGAAATGGGAACTGGTGAAGGTAAGACCTTAACTGCTACGCTCCCTGTCTATTTAAATGCCCTCACAGGTAAGGGTGTTCACGTCATTACAGTAAACGATTACTTGGCTCAGCGCGATGCCGAGTGGATGTCAACGCTCTATAACTTCCTGGGAATGAAGGTTGGTGTGAATCTATCTCAAATGGATCACACCACTAAGCAAGAGGCTTACGCAGCTGATATTACCTACGGAACCAATAACGAATTTGGTTTTGATTACCTTCGTGACAACATGGTGCAAGACTTGGGTCAGCGTGTTCAGCGTGGCCTAGCCTATGCAATTGTTGACGAGGTTGACTCTATTTTGATTGATGAGGCGCGCACCCCATTGATCATTTCGGGTCAGGCTGAAGACCATACTGATTTGTATATTAAGATCAATGCATTGCCGGCTTATCTGGAGCGCCAAATCGGTGAAGAGAAAGCAGATGGCACTGGTGTTGAAAAGCCAGGCGACTACTGGGTTGATGAAAAGTCCCATCAAGTTTATTTAACAGAGCGCGGCCATGACAAGGCTGAGACAGTCTTAGTTGAGATTGGCGCCTTGAATGATGGCGACTCCTTGTACGCCCCACAAAATATTACTTTGATGCACCACGTTTACGCAGCACTGCGTGCGCATACTCTTTACAACCGCGATCAGCAATATGTCGTTCAAAATAATGAAGTCATCATTGTTGATGAGTTCACGGGACGCTTAATGCAGGGTCGTCGTTGGTCTGATGGTTTGCATCAAGCTGTAGAAGCAAAAGAAGGTGTGCAGATTCAGAATGAGAATCAGACCCTAGCCACGATCACTTTCCAGAACTACTTCAGGATGTATGGCAAGTTGGCCGGTATGACTGGTACTGCCGATACTGAAGCTTATGAGTTCAAGGAAATCTATAGTCTTGAGACTGTAGTCATTCCTCCAAATCGTATTAGCCAAAGAAAAGATCGCCAAGATCAGATCTATAAGACATCACGCGAGCGTTACGATGCAGTGATTAAGGATATTGAGGATTGTTACAAGCGTGGGCAGCCTGTCTTGGTGGGTACAACTTCGATTGAGAACTCAGAACTCATTGCAGGTTTGTTAGGGCAGCGTCAACTATCCCATCAGGTCTTGAATGCGAAACAGCATGCTCGCGAAGCCGAGATCATCGCTCAAGCTGGTAGACCTAAGATGATCACCATTGCTACCAATATGGCGGGCCGTGGAACAGATATCGTTTTGGGCGGCAATGTTGGTAAGCAATCTTCCTTAATTGAGGCCGATGCTGCTCTTTCAGATGCAGAAAAAGCGGCCAAGATTAAGACCTTGCAGGATGAGTGGCAAAGCTTGCATGATCAAGTGTTAGTTGCTGGTGGTTTGCATATTATTGGTACAGAGCGCCACGAGAGTCGTCGTATCGATAATCAGCTTCGTGGTCGTGCTGGTCGTCAGGGTGACCCAGGCTCTTCCCGCTTCTATCTTTCTTTAGATGATTCGCTTTTACGTATTTTTGCTGGTGATCGTCTGCGCGCAGTCATGGATCGTCTCAAGATGCCGGATGGCGAGCCGATTGAAGCGGGTATGGTGACTCGCTCTATTGAGTCTGCTCAGCGCAAGGTTGAAGGTCGCAACTTTGATATTCGTAAGCAATTATTGGAATACGACGACGTTGCTAATGATCAGCGTAAAGAAACTTATCGACTCAGAAATGAGGTATTGGAAAGTAGCGATGTTGGAGATCTGATTGCTAACTTGCGCGAAGATGTATTGCGTGGCATTTGCGCTCTATATATTCCTTTGGAGTCTATGGAGGAGCAATGGGACTTACTTGGCCTAGAGAATGTATTAGCTAGCGACTGGGGTTTAACGGTCGATCTGAAAAATTGGGTTGAAAATGCTGCTTCTATGGACGATGAGCAAATTGTTAATCGTGTACTAGCAGTCGCAAAAGAAATTTATGATGCAAAAGTAGAACTTTCCGGACGCACATCTTTCGCTGGGTTTGAGCGCTCAGTTTTGCTCTACAGTTTAGATACCCATTGGCGTGAACACTTAGCTGCCTTAGATCATTTGCGCCAAGGCATCCATTTACGTGGCTATGCTCAAAAGGATCCAAAGCAGGAGTACCGCCGCGAAGCATTTGAGCTGTATGGTGAGCTACTCAATGTCATCAAGAATGATGTTGTGAAAAGCATCATGACGGTGCAGATTCGTAGTGCCAGTGAGTTAGATCAGGCCTCCGAGTCAATCAATGAGGATTTAGCCAAACTCTCAGATGTGCAATATCAACATGCCGATGCAGATCTTGAAGTAGCTGGGTCGACTGGCGATCGTGGCGCAGCCATCGAAATTGCTCCAGCCCCATTACGTTCTGGTCCTAAGGTGGGTCGCAATGATCCTTGTACCTGCGGAAGTGGTAAGAAGTACAAGAACTGCTGCGGCGCGTTAAGTTAA
- the argJ gene encoding bifunctional glutamate N-acetyltransferase/amino-acid acetyltransferase ArgJ, whose translation MTVNLPLPQKDQLKPVKGFQLGIAEAGIKKANRKDLLVMTLVPGSQVAGVFTLNRFCAAPVQVCREHLALDGAKGEIRALVVNTGNANAGTGERGMKDALGTCAELAKELKLNPEQILPFSTGVILEPLPIDKLISALPKAVTNLDEDHWFDAAEAIMTTDTQPKATSMMVQTPAGPVTITGICKGAGMIHPNMATMLGFIATDVGFAPGLLAALTQEVADQSFNAITIDGDTSTNDSFIIMATGQSAVQIKSKDDVGYGLVRTALIDLARKLAQMIVRDGEGATKFITINVQGGKTVEECRLVAEAIAHSPLVKTAFFASDPNLGRILAAIGYAGITDLNVNQVQMWLGDVWVAKNGGRNPDYQEVDGQRVMQAPEITIKIDLGRGSAQQTMWTCDLSHDYVSINADYRS comes from the coding sequence ATGACAGTCAACCTACCGCTCCCCCAAAAAGACCAACTAAAGCCTGTTAAAGGTTTTCAGCTGGGTATCGCCGAAGCGGGTATCAAAAAAGCCAATCGCAAGGACTTATTGGTGATGACCTTGGTCCCCGGCTCACAAGTTGCCGGTGTTTTTACCTTAAATCGTTTCTGCGCTGCGCCGGTTCAGGTTTGCCGAGAGCATTTGGCTTTGGATGGTGCTAAAGGCGAGATTCGGGCGCTGGTGGTGAATACGGGTAATGCCAATGCAGGAACGGGTGAACGGGGTATGAAAGATGCCTTGGGAACTTGTGCCGAGTTAGCAAAAGAGCTTAAGCTCAACCCAGAACAAATTCTGCCATTTTCAACTGGCGTGATTTTAGAACCACTTCCAATTGATAAATTGATTTCTGCCTTACCGAAAGCAGTTACCAATCTAGACGAAGACCATTGGTTTGATGCAGCAGAAGCCATCATGACAACAGATACGCAGCCTAAGGCGACGTCGATGATGGTGCAAACTCCAGCTGGCCCCGTGACAATTACTGGTATCTGCAAGGGTGCAGGAATGATTCACCCGAATATGGCAACTATGTTGGGATTCATCGCAACTGATGTTGGTTTTGCACCAGGCCTACTTGCTGCATTGACTCAAGAGGTTGCTGATCAATCATTTAACGCAATTACGATTGATGGCGATACCTCGACCAATGACTCATTCATCATCATGGCAACTGGTCAATCAGCCGTGCAGATTAAATCAAAGGATGATGTTGGTTATGGTTTAGTTCGGACTGCATTAATTGATCTTGCACGTAAGCTTGCTCAAATGATTGTGAGAGATGGTGAGGGCGCAACAAAATTTATTACGATTAATGTTCAAGGCGGCAAGACTGTAGAGGAGTGTCGCTTAGTAGCGGAGGCAATCGCCCACTCACCTTTAGTAAAGACAGCCTTCTTTGCGAGCGATCCTAACTTAGGTCGTATCCTTGCTGCGATTGGCTATGCTGGAATTACTGATCTTAACGTGAACCAAGTGCAAATGTGGCTTGGAGATGTGTGGGTTGCCAAGAATGGTGGCCGCAATCCTGATTACCAAGAGGTTGACGGTCAAAGGGTAATGCAGGCTCCAGAAATTACTATAAAGATTGATCTAGGTCGCGGATCAGCGCAGCAGACAATGTGGACTTGTGATCTATCGCATGACTACGTTTCTATAAATGCTGATTACCGCTCATAG
- a CDS encoding ATP-binding protein — MNEKLEQLLSHLETFLPKTLTEEQWKSSTAFRWRRRDSIFGSIGFLQAVKHVADISFEDLKNIDRQRDAIRDNTKNFIQKKPANNILLTGARGTGKSSLIKASLHEFASQGLRLVEVEKEHLADLADITDLLADRPERFIIFCDDLSFEDGESGYKAMKSALDGSVSAQVDNILIYATSNRRHLLPEYMKDNEGYVHGDDGEIHPGEVVEEKISLSERFGLWLSFYPPKQDEYLEIVAHWLRHFGLSDAQIESARADALVWALERGSRSGRVAWQFAKHWAGSHTA, encoded by the coding sequence ATGAATGAAAAATTAGAGCAACTTTTAAGTCATCTTGAAACGTTTTTACCTAAAACATTGACCGAAGAGCAGTGGAAATCTTCAACTGCTTTTAGATGGCGTCGTCGCGATAGTATCTTTGGGAGCATCGGTTTTTTGCAGGCGGTGAAGCATGTCGCTGATATCTCCTTTGAAGATCTAAAAAATATCGATCGTCAACGTGATGCGATTCGTGACAATACGAAAAATTTTATTCAGAAGAAGCCTGCTAACAATATTCTATTAACGGGCGCACGTGGTACAGGAAAGTCATCGCTTATTAAAGCCAGCTTACATGAGTTTGCTAGCCAAGGCTTGCGCTTAGTTGAAGTTGAAAAAGAGCATTTAGCAGACTTAGCTGACATTACGGATTTATTAGCCGATCGTCCAGAGCGCTTTATTATTTTTTGTGATGACCTTTCATTTGAGGATGGTGAATCTGGTTATAAGGCGATGAAGTCTGCTTTGGATGGATCTGTGTCAGCTCAAGTGGACAATATCTTAATTTATGCCACTTCTAACCGACGTCATCTCTTGCCTGAATATATGAAGGACAACGAGGGTTATGTTCATGGCGATGATGGAGAAATTCATCCGGGTGAAGTCGTGGAAGAAAAAATTTCTCTATCAGAGCGTTTCGGTTTATGGCTCTCTTTCTATCCACCAAAACAAGATGAGTATCTAGAAATTGTGGCCCATTGGTTACGCCATTTTGGTTTAAGTGATGCGCAGATTGAGAGTGCTAGAGCTGATGCATTGGTTTGGGCCTTAGAGCGTGGTTCGCGGTCTGGTCGTGTAGCTTGGCAGTTTGCTAAGCACTGGGCTGGTTCACATACCGCTTAA
- a CDS encoding NUDIX domain-containing protein has translation MSDANRRVTEVAAGILLDADGRYLLGQRPEGKPYAGYWEVPGGKIEAGESVFAALKRELQEELGIDIESSEELVILEHDYPHAYVRLHVSIIRKWSGVPTGCEGQVLSWQLLGDALPTVEPLLPAAWPMLEKLKQLKI, from the coding sequence ATGAGTGACGCTAATCGCCGTGTGACGGAAGTTGCTGCTGGAATTCTGTTGGATGCGGATGGTCGCTATCTTTTAGGTCAGCGTCCAGAGGGCAAACCTTATGCTGGCTACTGGGAAGTGCCGGGTGGAAAAATTGAAGCTGGTGAATCTGTTTTCGCAGCCCTGAAACGTGAATTGCAAGAAGAGCTTGGAATCGATATTGAGTCTAGCGAAGAGTTGGTTATCTTAGAGCATGACTATCCACATGCTTATGTACGCTTGCATGTCAGTATCATTCGAAAATGGTCTGGTGTACCTACAGGTTGTGAGGGTCAGGTGCTCTCTTGGCAGCTGCTTGGAGATGCGCTTCCGACGGTAGAGCCCTTATTACCGGCTGCATGGCCCATGCTAGAGAAGCTCAAACAGCTAAAGATTTAG
- the zapD gene encoding cell division protein ZapD, whose amino-acid sequence MIVYEYPFNELVRSMLRLEYLFARFNHFLRSDDPELHHNAIAMLFDLGDIGSRGDIKSLLLKEFERQRYALNGLKSSQKVDQEALTQTLSEIDKAAQNINQSVGKPNAAITESEWLNAIRTRLIIPGGTSPIDLPSYHAWKNTSSTQRRELLEKYVAPLLPWHEACQIFLRLLRQSGEAKDVLAHHGAYQQAPSGKVYQLMRIAVEDDTLFSEISANKYLLSIRFLKIDQDKKPQTINEDVPFRITLCQL is encoded by the coding sequence GTGATTGTCTACGAATACCCTTTCAATGAATTAGTTCGAAGCATGCTTCGTCTTGAGTATTTGTTCGCCCGCTTTAATCACTTCCTCCGATCAGATGACCCTGAACTTCACCACAATGCGATTGCAATGTTGTTTGACCTGGGTGATATTGGTTCTAGAGGCGATATTAAGTCCCTGTTACTTAAAGAATTTGAGCGCCAAAGATATGCCTTAAATGGCTTAAAGTCCTCCCAAAAGGTAGATCAAGAAGCGCTTACACAAACACTGTCTGAAATTGACAAAGCTGCGCAAAATATTAATCAGTCTGTGGGTAAGCCTAATGCTGCAATTACCGAGAGTGAGTGGCTTAATGCTATTCGGACTCGGCTAATTATTCCTGGTGGAACAAGTCCGATTGATTTACCTAGCTACCATGCTTGGAAAAATACTTCTTCGACTCAGCGTAGAGAGTTGTTAGAAAAATACGTTGCACCGCTTTTGCCATGGCATGAAGCTTGTCAAATTTTCTTAAGATTACTGCGCCAATCTGGCGAAGCTAAAGACGTACTAGCACATCATGGTGCTTACCAACAAGCACCATCAGGCAAGGTATACCAATTGATGCGCATTGCCGTTGAGGATGACACCCTCTTCTCAGAGATCAGCGCCAATAAATATCTGCTCTCAATTCGCTTTCTGAAGATTGATCAAGATAAAAAACCGCAGACTATAAATGAGGATGTGCCTTTTAGAATCACCCTCTGCCAGCTCTAA
- the coaE gene encoding dephospho-CoA kinase (Dephospho-CoA kinase (CoaE) performs the final step in coenzyme A biosynthesis.) — MASTHSNFDSAQSDLKALKGKIPLIGLTGGIGSGKTAVSDLLGGYGAGTIDTDKISHQITAPGGKAIPLITKAFGADFIDPQGALNRPKMRTLVFEDPSARQVLEQITHPLIQEETAKQAHEMAKSGVPYLVFVVPLLIESGFWIKLIDYLVVVDCPEETQIQRVMHRNNMTRSDVENILKAQTSRNVRLTAANAVIENQGSLDELKPAVLKLHHQLLKILEEPLSSS; from the coding sequence ATGGCCTCAACTCATTCAAACTTTGATTCTGCCCAATCTGATCTAAAAGCCTTGAAAGGGAAAATTCCTCTCATTGGCTTAACCGGTGGCATTGGGTCTGGAAAAACTGCAGTTAGTGACCTGCTGGGCGGGTACGGGGCTGGCACGATTGATACAGATAAGATCTCACATCAAATCACTGCCCCTGGCGGAAAAGCTATTCCACTGATTACCAAGGCCTTCGGGGCTGACTTTATTGATCCCCAAGGCGCTCTTAATCGACCTAAAATGCGGACTCTAGTCTTTGAAGATCCCAGTGCTCGTCAGGTTTTAGAGCAAATCACCCACCCCTTGATTCAAGAGGAAACTGCCAAGCAAGCCCATGAAATGGCCAAGTCTGGAGTGCCCTACCTTGTTTTTGTGGTTCCCCTGCTAATTGAATCTGGATTTTGGATCAAGCTAATTGACTATCTAGTGGTGGTAGATTGCCCAGAAGAAACCCAAATCCAACGAGTGATGCACCGCAACAATATGACACGCTCAGATGTGGAAAATATTCTCAAAGCGCAAACTAGCCGAAATGTTCGCCTAACAGCAGCCAATGCTGTAATTGAAAATCAAGGTAGCTTAGATGAGCTCAAACCAGCGGTTTTAAAACTGCACCATCAATTGCTCAAAATTTTAGAAGAACCTTTAAGTTCGTCATAG
- a CDS encoding A24 family peptidase has product MDPKIIIWIIQSLLILALLYLAHIDWHTFRLPNAITFPLIILGIAFNVFSDLRFATPSSAFIGAFLGYGLLWALNTGYRLLKNRDGIGMGDAKLLAALGSWLGWSALPSILLMASVTGMLGGIILLKLHGHHLQKAFPFGPFLAIAGIIELLWPQLIQTLILPNLI; this is encoded by the coding sequence GTGGATCCCAAAATAATCATCTGGATAATTCAATCTCTACTGATACTGGCTTTACTGTACTTAGCTCATATCGATTGGCACACTTTCCGTTTGCCGAATGCAATCACCTTCCCCTTGATCATTCTAGGTATTGCTTTTAACGTATTCTCAGACTTGCGCTTTGCTACCCCAAGCTCTGCATTCATTGGAGCATTTCTAGGGTACGGTTTGCTATGGGCATTAAATACTGGCTATCGCCTCCTGAAAAACCGCGATGGTATTGGCATGGGTGATGCCAAGCTCCTGGCGGCACTGGGTTCCTGGTTAGGCTGGAGCGCCCTACCCAGCATTCTCTTGATGGCTTCCGTTACGGGAATGCTGGGTGGCATCATTTTGCTCAAATTGCATGGACATCATTTACAGAAAGCATTTCCTTTTGGCCCCTTTTTAGCTATTGCTGGCATCATTGAGTTGTTATGGCCTCAACTCATTCAAACTTTGATTCTGCCCAATCTGATCTAA
- a CDS encoding type II secretion system F family protein produces the protein MLFKKKLSKSEQLHFAQQMLVLLQAGLPLLNAIQLLIQSAPKPWQAWLEDIRALLQKGNSLSFCLSAQDGKFSPEFSNLIRVSERTGDLGLALHTISQQLEAQIELRRKIQQSLTYPIITLVTSFLLVLVMMIWVVPVFKEVFGHFQAELPAPTRILIFISTGIQNYFMEILLSILFMATGFVYIWLKSSSLQKNCDALLLRIPFFGSLFRLATLSHWCRTLGHLLETGLPLPDALRVTAQSSNHWVSHDFSAEIFKHLTRGWPLGESLKRADPKSRILDVETLLLLHFGAESGALAEMLNKRATTLASQLSCRLNTLSQSLEPALILFVGAIIGTLVIILYLPIFSLGKIV, from the coding sequence ATGCTTTTCAAGAAAAAACTCAGTAAGTCTGAGCAACTACATTTTGCGCAACAGATGCTTGTCCTTCTTCAGGCTGGACTTCCCTTGCTCAATGCCATCCAGCTATTAATTCAGTCTGCACCAAAACCCTGGCAAGCTTGGCTGGAAGATATTCGTGCACTACTTCAAAAGGGTAATAGCTTATCTTTTTGCCTGAGTGCACAGGATGGAAAATTTTCCCCAGAGTTTTCTAACCTCATCAGGGTCAGCGAGAGAACAGGTGATCTGGGCTTGGCGCTACACACAATTTCACAACAACTGGAAGCCCAGATTGAGTTGCGAAGAAAAATACAGCAGTCACTAACATATCCCATCATTACCTTAGTAACATCTTTTCTGCTTGTCCTAGTCATGATGATTTGGGTTGTGCCGGTATTTAAAGAGGTTTTTGGGCACTTTCAGGCTGAGCTACCAGCGCCAACCAGAATCCTCATCTTCATTTCTACAGGCATTCAAAATTACTTTATGGAAATATTGCTGAGCATTCTCTTCATGGCCACAGGCTTTGTGTATATCTGGCTCAAATCAAGCTCACTCCAAAAAAATTGTGATGCCCTCTTACTGCGCATTCCATTTTTTGGCAGCTTGTTTAGGCTAGCGACACTTAGCCATTGGTGTCGAACTTTAGGGCATCTCTTGGAAACTGGCTTACCACTCCCAGATGCGCTCAGGGTTACCGCACAGTCCTCCAATCACTGGGTGAGTCATGACTTCAGTGCTGAGATATTTAAACACCTCACTCGTGGCTGGCCCTTGGGAGAATCACTCAAACGAGCCGATCCTAAGTCAAGAATTCTTGATGTAGAAACATTACTGCTACTTCACTTTGGCGCTGAAAGTGGCGCATTGGCTGAGATGTTAAATAAGCGCGCTACAACTCTAGCATCCCAGCTGAGTTGCCGACTCAATACACTCAGTCAAAGTTTAGAACCCGCATTAATTCTCTTTGTTGGTGCCATTATTGGTACCTTAGTCATAATCCTATATCTACCCATATTTAGTTTAGGAAAAATCGTTTAG
- a CDS encoding GspE/PulE family protein: MSDLLHDSHIIRTWHDIAVDALNNRATDIHIEARSQETVVRTRIDGLLTLQNQYPIDFHERLITRIKILARLDIAEKRLPQDGRLLIGYNFSHPNIDCRVSILPTLHGEKAVVRILPSCLEDLALDQIGLLPEQLGIVQEAISQSNGLILVTGPTGSGKTRTLYSCLTSLNQVQRNICSVEDPIEIRLPGINQVAYHPKAGLDFPTIIRALLRQDPDVIMIGEVRDAATAQLAIQAAQTGHLVLSTLHTRNAIGALSRLKTLGLDQESIESCLRCVSSQRLIRKRCNRCNLIPSKVPCKLCKGSGYFGRIGVHEVLGSKQLFESAQALDIHSAGTQLLKSGLIDQISLDAELGTWH, encoded by the coding sequence TTGAGCGACTTACTGCATGACTCTCACATTATTCGGACCTGGCATGACATCGCTGTTGATGCATTAAATAATCGGGCTACGGATATTCATATTGAGGCGAGATCTCAAGAAACAGTAGTACGCACGAGAATAGATGGTCTTCTCACCCTACAAAACCAATACCCTATTGATTTTCATGAGCGACTAATAACGCGCATCAAAATATTGGCGCGTCTTGACATTGCAGAAAAACGTCTGCCTCAAGATGGGCGACTTCTGATTGGCTATAACTTTAGCCACCCCAATATTGATTGCCGAGTATCCATTCTTCCCACCTTGCATGGTGAAAAAGCAGTAGTACGTATTTTACCTAGCTGCTTAGAAGATTTAGCGTTAGATCAAATTGGCTTACTACCGGAGCAACTGGGAATAGTTCAAGAGGCCATTAGTCAATCCAATGGATTGATTTTAGTAACGGGGCCTACCGGAAGTGGTAAGACGCGAACCTTGTACAGTTGTTTGACCTCATTGAACCAAGTGCAACGTAATATTTGCTCAGTCGAAGATCCGATTGAAATCCGACTGCCTGGAATAAATCAAGTGGCTTATCACCCAAAAGCAGGGTTAGATTTTCCAACCATTATTCGTGCACTTTTGCGCCAAGATCCGGATGTCATCATGATTGGTGAAGTAAGAGATGCTGCAACTGCGCAACTTGCTATTCAAGCAGCACAAACAGGGCATTTGGTTTTAAGTACCCTTCATACACGCAATGCTATTGGCGCTTTAAGCCGACTCAAAACCCTTGGTTTAGATCAAGAATCTATTGAATCTTGTCTTCGTTGCGTCAGCTCTCAAAGATTAATTCGTAAACGCTGTAATCGATGTAATCTCATTCCAAGTAAGGTTCCTTGTAAGCTTTGTAAGGGATCAGGCTATTTTGGGCGTATTGGTGTCCATGAGGTTTTGGGAAGCAAACAGTTATTTGAATCAGCTCAAGCGCTAGATATCCACTCAGCAGGAACTCAATTACTAAAGTCCGGCTTAATAGATCAGATATCCCTAGATGCCGAGCTTGGCACTTGGCATTAG
- a CDS encoding HlyC/CorC family transporter, which translates to MDTFFDDWPFIGQVALVLFLLALSGFFSMAETSMLSSNRHRLRAMAHGGNAGAALAERLLKRMDSLLSVLLISNNLINTILPILVTGIALHIFGDSGLVLSIATLVVALLIIIFSEITPKVIGAAFPEKIASSVGWFILPLTFVLKPLLWFINSFVSGLMKVSGLQASTDNGVMSKEELRSLVLESNRFVSAHHRNILLNLFNLENILVDDVMTPRTKIEVLDLSRPINEVVEQLETCYHNKLPVCDGDSERIVGILSVKKALSLLGNVELHHEDFRSLLNEPYFIPSGTPVLQQMQFFQDNQQRLSLVVNEYGEVLGLVTFEDIVEELIGEFTTSFSNLSNDPHWLANGTYLASGTASLRDLNRLLKLELPLDGPRTLNGLILEKLEAIPDYDVSIRIAGVVMEIVQFDEHGVKTVKLHQPLTQPNQD; encoded by the coding sequence ATGGACACTTTTTTTGATGATTGGCCGTTTATTGGCCAAGTCGCATTAGTCCTATTTCTACTCGCACTGTCTGGCTTCTTTTCTATGGCCGAGACCAGCATGCTTTCATCCAATCGTCATCGTCTGCGGGCTATGGCTCATGGTGGTAATGCTGGAGCTGCACTTGCCGAACGACTATTAAAGCGAATGGATTCACTGCTTTCAGTATTACTGATATCCAATAACCTCATCAATACCATCCTACCAATTTTAGTTACTGGTATTGCTTTACATATTTTTGGTGATAGCGGCCTAGTACTATCCATTGCCACATTGGTTGTTGCACTACTCATCATTATTTTTAGCGAGATCACTCCGAAAGTGATCGGCGCAGCTTTTCCAGAAAAAATTGCAAGTAGTGTTGGCTGGTTCATTCTCCCCCTCACTTTTGTACTAAAGCCACTACTCTGGTTCATCAATAGCTTTGTATCGGGGTTGATGAAGGTCTCAGGATTACAAGCATCAACTGATAACGGGGTGATGAGTAAAGAAGAATTACGTAGCTTAGTTCTGGAATCTAATCGCTTTGTTTCTGCACATCATCGCAATATCTTGTTAAATCTTTTCAATCTTGAAAATATTTTGGTTGATGATGTGATGACGCCACGCACAAAAATCGAAGTTCTGGATCTCTCTCGCCCTATTAACGAGGTGGTCGAACAATTAGAAACCTGCTATCACAACAAACTTCCAGTATGCGATGGTGACTCTGAGCGTATCGTTGGAATTCTATCTGTAAAAAAAGCACTCTCATTACTAGGTAATGTAGAGCTTCATCATGAAGACTTCAGATCCTTACTTAATGAGCCCTACTTTATTCCCAGCGGGACGCCTGTTCTGCAGCAGATGCAATTTTTCCAAGATAATCAACAACGCTTAAGCTTAGTAGTGAATGAATATGGTGAAGTCCTAGGTCTAGTTACTTTTGAAGATATCGTTGAAGAACTGATCGGCGAGTTCACCACCTCATTCTCCAATCTTTCTAATGACCCTCATTGGCTGGCTAATGGAACTTACCTTGCTAGCGGTACCGCCTCTTTGCGAGATTTAAATCGTCTACTAAAGTTAGAGCTTCCACTCGATGGTCCCCGCACCTTAAATGGCCTCATCCTAGAAAAGCTCGAAGCGATTCCTGATTACGATGTCAGTATTCGAATTGCTGGTGTAGTAATGGAGATCGTGCAGTTTGATGAGCATGGCGTGAAAACAGTGAAGCTGCACCAACCCCTCACTCAACCGAATCAAGATTGA